Proteins encoded by one window of Clostridium cagae:
- a CDS encoding HAD family hydrolase, whose amino-acid sequence MIKLIATDMDGTLLDEKGHLPESFLEVLDLITEKNVKLVIASGRPYATLQTNFGPVAKKLSYITDNGALVYDNNKLIFKDVIEKNLVQDIIKTARNIENTTIVLCGVECAYLENCSEEYLKEIQKYYVKYEVVDDISKVEDDIIKVTLCDLDHAIKNSNPVISPLFGNDLNVVVAGEIWLDIMNKTVNKGTALRKIMEADNISKEETMAFGDYYNDIEMLNEADFSFVMKNAPEDMKQHAKYIAESNEDYGVLGAIMEHVVL is encoded by the coding sequence ATGATAAAATTAATCGCAACAGATATGGATGGAACTTTATTAGATGAAAAAGGACATTTACCAGAAAGCTTTTTAGAAGTTTTAGATTTAATAACTGAAAAAAATGTTAAGTTAGTTATAGCTAGTGGTAGACCATATGCTACATTACAAACAAACTTTGGACCAGTAGCTAAAAAATTATCATATATTACTGATAACGGAGCATTAGTATATGATAATAATAAATTAATATTTAAGGATGTTATAGAAAAAAACTTAGTACAAGATATAATAAAAACAGCCAGAAATATAGAAAATACTACAATAGTATTATGTGGGGTAGAATGTGCCTATTTAGAAAATTGTTCTGAAGAATACTTAAAAGAAATACAAAAATATTATGTAAAATATGAAGTAGTTGATGATATATCTAAAGTTGAAGATGATATAATCAAGGTCACTTTATGTGATTTAGATCATGCAATAAAAAATTCAAACCCAGTTATAAGCCCATTATTCGGAAATGATTTAAATGTAGTTGTAGCTGGTGAAATCTGGCTTGATATAATGAATAAAACAGTAAACAAAGGTACTGCTTTAAGAAAAATAATGGAAGCTGATAATATCTCAAAAGAGGAAACAATGGCATTTGGAGATTACTATAATGATATAGAAATGCTAAATGAAGCTGACTTTAGCTTTGTTATGAAAAATGCTCCAGAAGACATGAAACAACATGCAAAATACATAGCAGAAAGTAATGAAGATTACGGTGTATTAGGAGCTATAATGGAACATGTAGTTCTATAA
- a CDS encoding 50S ribosomal protein L11 methyltransferase, with protein MFIITYKIPFQNVDTSIEKLQFNNIFNVFYESPLEITTDEFGYGYLEKDDVIIDFKVAFDGDECNLNEFTNKVNSIIELTPDNTIEENYNYEETHFPAIHIDDTWVIASPEEDFPEKQKINFISQGAFGTGMHETTQDILRYILSQDFSGLDVLDIGTGSGILSLATSVKNAKRVCALDIRAVHEEIEFNSSLNKITNIETFVGDALSNEVIIDGKFDWIYINIGGEETEMFMDYINDHIKENGKLLVSGLVEWSFNSVKEKVEAKGYVMEHKIQTNEWCTAIFNRK; from the coding sequence ATGTTTATTATTACTTATAAAATACCATTTCAAAATGTAGATACTTCTATTGAAAAATTACAATTCAATAATATTTTTAATGTATTTTACGAAAGTCCATTAGAAATAACTACAGATGAATTTGGATATGGGTATTTAGAAAAAGATGATGTTATTATTGACTTCAAAGTAGCTTTTGATGGTGATGAATGCAATCTTAACGAATTTACAAACAAAGTTAATTCTATTATTGAATTAACTCCAGACAATACAATTGAAGAAAACTATAACTATGAAGAAACACATTTTCCTGCTATACATATAGATGATACTTGGGTAATAGCTTCTCCTGAAGAAGATTTTCCTGAAAAACAAAAAATAAATTTTATATCTCAGGGTGCTTTTGGAACTGGAATGCATGAAACTACTCAAGATATATTAAGATATATTTTATCACAAGATTTTAGTGGATTAGATGTATTAGATATAGGTACTGGTTCTGGAATACTTTCATTAGCTACAAGTGTTAAAAATGCTAAAAGAGTATGTGCTTTAGATATTAGAGCTGTACACGAAGAAATAGAATTCAATTCTTCTTTAAATAAAATTACTAATATTGAGACTTTTGTCGGTGATGCTTTAAGTAATGAAGTAATTATAGATGGCAAATTTGATTGGATATACATAAATATAGGTGGAGAAGAAACTGAAATGTTTATGGATTATATAAATGATCATATAAAAGAAAATGGTAAACTTTTAGTTTCAGGATTGGTTGAATGGAGTTTCAATTCTGTTAAAGAAAAAGTTGAAGCTAAAGGCTATGTTATGGAACATAAAATTCAAACAAACGAATGGTGTACAGCAATATTTAATAGAAAATAA
- a CDS encoding response regulator: MNKPQILVVEDDKAVRNLITITLETENYKYHVAENGEAAIREAVSYVPDIVILDLGLPDMDGIEIIKRIRTWSNVPIIVVSARSEDRDKIEALDCGADDYLTKPFSVEELLARLRVSLRRINYVNSGQGENSNLFINGDLKIDYAARCVFIKDEEVHLTPIEYRLICLLAKNVGRVLTHNFILKEVWGNTLPNDTPSLRVFMATLRKKIEEKPSKPKYIQTHIGIGYRMLRITED; the protein is encoded by the coding sequence GTGAATAAACCACAAATTTTAGTTGTAGAAGATGATAAAGCTGTTAGAAATTTAATTACTATAACATTAGAGACTGAAAACTATAAGTATCATGTAGCTGAAAATGGTGAAGCTGCAATTCGAGAAGCTGTTTCATATGTACCTGACATTGTTATTTTAGATTTAGGGTTACCAGATATGGATGGAATAGAAATTATAAAGAGAATACGTACATGGTCGAATGTTCCAATTATAGTAGTTAGTGCACGTAGTGAAGATAGAGACAAAATTGAAGCTCTTGATTGTGGAGCTGATGATTATTTAACTAAACCATTTAGTGTTGAAGAACTGTTAGCAAGATTACGTGTGAGCTTAAGAAGAATTAATTATGTTAATAGTGGACAAGGCGAAAACAGTAATTTATTTATTAATGGAGATTTAAAGATTGATTACGCAGCAAGATGTGTATTTATTAAAGATGAGGAAGTTCATTTAACACCTATTGAATATAGGTTAATATGCCTTCTAGCTAAAAATGTAGGAAGAGTACTTACTCATAATTTTATATTAAAAGAGGTATGGGGAAATACTTTACCTAATGATACACCCTCATTACGTGTTTTTATGGCAACTTTAAGAAAGAAAATAGAAGAGAAACCTTCAAAACCTAAGTATATACAAACGCATATAGGGATAGGATATAGGATGCTAAGAATTACAGAGGATTGA
- a CDS encoding GNAT family N-acetyltransferase: MGILRINESDIEECAKIFVEAFNAEPWNDNWTIESAYRRLHDIYKSPNFLGVKYTKNNEIFGALFGNCEEWFEGRQFNIKEVFVSKKIQGKNIGSKLINSAENEVKKLGVDFMFLSTQNNNLKNFYLKHDFEETKSLCIMSKKI; this comes from the coding sequence ATGGGAATATTGAGAATTAATGAGAGTGATATAGAAGAGTGTGCAAAAATATTTGTAGAAGCTTTTAATGCAGAACCATGGAATGATAATTGGACTATAGAAAGTGCATATAGAAGATTACATGATATATATAAATCTCCTAATTTTCTAGGAGTTAAGTATACTAAAAATAATGAAATTTTTGGAGCACTTTTTGGAAATTGTGAAGAGTGGTTTGAAGGAAGACAATTTAATATAAAGGAAGTATTTGTTTCAAAAAAAATTCAGGGAAAAAATATTGGAAGCAAATTAATCAATAGTGCTGAAAATGAAGTTAAAAAATTGGGAGTAGATTTTATGTTTTTATCAACTCAAAATAATAATTTAAAGAATTTTTATTTAAAACATGATTTTGAAGAAACTAAATCTTTGTGTATCATGTCAAAAAAAATTTAA
- a CDS encoding acylphosphatase: MKRYSLKIFGRVQEIGFRYFSQLVATNLLLTGYVKILYSDEVIMEIQGKQENIESFINNNTF; the protein is encoded by the coding sequence ATGAAAAGGTATTCTTTGAAAATTTTTGGTAGAGTTCAAGAGATTGGGTTCAGATATTTTTCTCAATTAGTTGCAACTAACCTTTTGTTAACTGGATATGTAAAAATTTTATACTCTGATGAAGTCATTATGGAAATTCAAGGAAAACAAGAAAATATAGAATCTTTTATTAATAATAATACATTTTAG
- a CDS encoding phosphatase, producing MKYALDVHTHTLVSGHAYSTLMENAKAASEKGIKVLGTTEHGVTMPNSPHIWYFHNYKVLPREMYGVTMLYGVEANISDYEGNLDMDDYTINKVDIVIGSIHPQPGVYTVGTKEENTNAFINAIKSGKIDIIGHIGNPQVQIDFEKVVKCAFENNVLVEINNSSFTTSRIGSKENCREVALLCKEYGVKLVINSDAHFCTKIGEFTSAIELLKEIDFPDELIINSKPEELLMKLKKKGKLGDLEI from the coding sequence ATGAAATATGCATTAGATGTACATACTCATACGTTGGTTAGTGGTCATGCTTATTCTACTTTAATGGAGAATGCTAAAGCTGCTTCAGAAAAGGGAATAAAAGTTTTAGGAACAACAGAACATGGAGTAACAATGCCGAATTCTCCTCATATTTGGTATTTTCATAATTACAAAGTATTACCAAGAGAAATGTATGGGGTTACTATGCTTTATGGTGTAGAAGCAAATATAAGTGACTATGAAGGTAATTTAGATATGGATGATTATACAATAAATAAAGTTGATATAGTTATTGGAAGTATTCATCCACAACCTGGAGTATATACAGTGGGCACTAAGGAAGAAAATACAAATGCATTTATAAATGCAATTAAAAGTGGAAAAATTGATATAATAGGTCACATTGGTAATCCACAAGTACAAATAGACTTTGAAAAAGTAGTAAAATGTGCTTTTGAGAATAACGTTTTAGTTGAAATAAATAATAGTTCTTTTACAACTTCAAGAATTGGAAGTAAAGAAAACTGCAGAGAAGTAGCTTTACTTTGCAAAGAATATGGAGTTAAATTAGTTATAAATAGTGATGCACATTTTTGTACTAAAATAGGTGAATTCACAAGTGCAATTGAATTACTTAAAGAAATAGACTTTCCTGATGAGCTTATAATTAATAGTAAACCAGAAGAATTATTAATGAAATTAAAGAAAAAAGGAAAGCTAGGTGATTTAGAAATATAA
- a CDS encoding D-2-hydroxyacid dehydrogenase — protein sequence MKQIVVLDGRTLGNVDFSKLNEFGNVTYYDLTSSNEVEERIKNANIVLTNKVVLNENNLKNAKNIELICEMATGFNNIDVKYAKENNIAVTNVAGYSTNTVAQHTFAMALNLYDKIAYFDNYVKSKEYSRSNVFTNVDEVYKDINEKVWGIVGLGAIGKKVAKIADAFGCKVIYYSTSGKNSNSEYDRVSFEELLEKSDVISIHAPLNENTKNLMNYEAFKKMKKDSILINMGRGPIVVDEDLAKAIDENLIGGAGLDVFEIEPIPENNPLLSIKNKEKLVLSPHIAWASEEARNRLFNDLLENIRVYNKGEMKNRVEC from the coding sequence ATGAAGCAAATAGTAGTACTTGATGGAAGAACTTTGGGAAATGTAGATTTTTCAAAACTTAATGAATTTGGTAATGTAACATATTATGATTTAACTTCAAGCAATGAAGTAGAAGAAAGAATAAAGAATGCTAATATAGTATTAACTAATAAAGTTGTATTAAATGAAAATAATTTAAAGAATGCTAAAAATATAGAGTTAATCTGTGAAATGGCAACTGGGTTTAATAATATAGATGTAAAGTATGCAAAAGAAAATAATATAGCAGTAACTAACGTGGCAGGATACTCTACAAATACAGTAGCACAACATACTTTTGCTATGGCACTTAATTTATATGATAAAATCGCTTATTTTGACAATTATGTTAAATCTAAAGAATATTCAAGATCTAATGTATTTACCAATGTAGATGAAGTTTATAAGGACATAAATGAAAAGGTATGGGGAATAGTGGGACTTGGAGCAATTGGAAAAAAAGTTGCTAAAATTGCAGATGCATTTGGATGCAAAGTGATTTACTATTCAACTTCAGGAAAGAACTCAAATTCAGAATATGATAGAGTGTCTTTTGAAGAATTATTAGAGAAATCAGATGTAATATCTATACATGCTCCATTAAATGAAAATACAAAAAATTTAATGAATTATGAAGCATTTAAGAAAATGAAAAAAGACAGCATATTAATTAATATGGGAAGAGGTCCTATAGTAGTTGATGAAGATTTAGCAAAGGCTATAGATGAAAACTTAATAGGTGGAGCTGGTTTAGATGTATTTGAAATAGAGCCAATACCAGAAAACAATCCATTATTAAGTATCAAAAATAAAGAAAAGTTAGTTTTAAGCCCCCATATAGCATGGGCAAGTGAAGAAGCAAGAAATAGATTATTTAATGACTTATTAGAAAACATAAGAGTTTATAATAAGGGTGAAATGAAAAATAGAGTAGAGTGTTAA
- a CDS encoding alanine/glycine:cation symporter family protein, producing MLLSNFLLSTAGVQSFFEKIDSIIWGPPLLILLVGTGLYLTFHLKLLQIFKLPMALKFVFGKDEEAKNEEAQGDVSSFAALCTALSATIGTGNIVGVATAIKAGGPGALLWMWIAAFFGMATKYAEGLLAIKYREVDENGEMCGGPMYYIQNGLGLKWLAKLFAVFGVGVAFFGIGTFGQVNSIAAAAANFNIPLIVTAVIVTALVALVTLGGIKRISKVSETLVPFMAAAYIVGALLVLAFNYTAVPGAIKLIFESAFNTEAIGGGVLGITVTMAIRNGIARGVFSNESGLGSAPIAAAAAKTNSPAKQGLISMTGTFFDTIIVCTMTGLAIVITSGSTGVFAVGATIEGAGLTSAAFEIGLPMAMLGKYIVSIGLIFFAFTTILGWNYYGEKCIQYLFGTKSIMPYRIVYIILVAIGPFLPLELIFIIADIVNGCMAFPNLIALIGLRKVVIKETEEFFEEIKAKDSIEEVVA from the coding sequence ATGTTATTATCAAATTTCTTATTATCAACAGCTGGAGTTCAAAGTTTCTTTGAAAAAATAGACAGCATTATTTGGGGACCACCATTACTAATTCTTTTAGTTGGAACGGGTCTATATCTGACTTTTCATCTTAAATTACTTCAAATATTCAAATTACCAATGGCTTTAAAATTTGTGTTCGGAAAAGATGAAGAAGCTAAAAATGAAGAGGCACAAGGAGATGTATCTAGTTTTGCAGCTTTATGTACAGCCTTATCAGCCACTATAGGAACAGGAAATATAGTAGGTGTTGCTACAGCAATAAAAGCTGGAGGACCTGGAGCATTGCTTTGGATGTGGATTGCAGCCTTTTTTGGAATGGCAACAAAGTATGCAGAAGGTTTACTTGCTATAAAGTATAGAGAAGTAGATGAAAATGGAGAAATGTGTGGAGGACCAATGTATTATATACAAAATGGTCTTGGATTAAAGTGGCTTGCAAAATTATTCGCAGTATTTGGTGTTGGAGTTGCATTCTTTGGAATTGGAACTTTTGGACAAGTAAATTCAATAGCAGCAGCAGCGGCTAATTTTAATATACCGTTAATTGTAACAGCGGTAATTGTAACAGCATTAGTAGCATTAGTAACTTTAGGTGGAATAAAAAGAATATCTAAAGTTTCAGAAACTCTTGTGCCATTTATGGCTGCAGCATATATAGTGGGAGCATTATTAGTTCTTGCATTTAACTATACAGCTGTTCCAGGTGCAATAAAATTAATATTTGAAAGTGCTTTTAATACAGAAGCTATAGGTGGTGGGGTATTAGGTATTACAGTGACAATGGCTATAAGAAATGGTATAGCTAGAGGTGTATTCTCTAATGAATCAGGTCTTGGTAGTGCACCAATAGCAGCGGCAGCAGCTAAGACAAATTCACCAGCTAAACAAGGATTAATATCTATGACAGGTACTTTTTTTGATACAATAATTGTTTGTACAATGACAGGTCTTGCAATAGTAATAACAAGTGGATCTACTGGTGTATTTGCAGTTGGTGCAACAATAGAAGGGGCTGGCCTTACATCAGCAGCATTTGAAATAGGATTGCCAATGGCAATGTTAGGAAAATATATTGTTAGTATAGGATTGATATTCTTTGCATTTACAACTATACTTGGATGGAATTATTATGGTGAAAAGTGTATTCAATATTTATTTGGCACTAAATCAATTATGCCATATAGAATAGTTTATATAATATTAGTTGCTATAGGACCATTCTTACCATTAGAATTGATATTTATAATAGCAGATATAGTTAATGGTTGTATGGCATTTCCTAATTTAATAGCATTAATAGGTCTTAGAAAAGTTGTAATTAAAGAGACAGAAGAATTTTTTGAAGAAATTAAAGCAAAAGATTCAATTGAAGAAGTAGTAGCTTGA